A section of the Bacillus pumilus genome encodes:
- the comER gene encoding late competence protein ComER gives MNIGIIGTGNMGTILTEAFIESKAVNPSSITITNRTIEKAFNIKKNHPELEVTKQLTGAVMNKDFIFVCVKPLDIYPLLKELSPLLTEQQTIVIITSPVHPEQLQEIVSCQTARLIPSITNRALSGASLLTFGSSCSVTTKTALRQLASCISTPIEIHHSITRAASDIVSCGPAFISFLVQEMIEAAVEETDISKEEATTLSEDMLVGLGRLIEKRLYTLPTLQDKVCVKGGVTGEGIKALEAGVQDMFHRLFQNTHEKFDEDLEAVAQQYPPSVFTDDRRN, from the coding sequence TTGAATATCGGGATAATCGGTACAGGAAACATGGGTACCATACTTACTGAGGCATTTATTGAATCAAAGGCAGTCAATCCCTCATCCATCACCATCACAAACCGGACCATAGAAAAAGCGTTCAATATAAAAAAGAACCACCCAGAGCTTGAAGTTACGAAACAGCTTACAGGAGCTGTCATGAATAAGGATTTCATTTTTGTTTGTGTCAAGCCGCTTGATATTTATCCCCTTTTAAAAGAGCTGAGCCCTCTTTTAACAGAGCAACAAACCATTGTCATCATTACAAGCCCGGTTCATCCTGAACAGCTTCAGGAGATCGTTTCTTGTCAAACAGCCAGGCTGATTCCAAGCATTACGAACCGCGCTTTATCAGGTGCGTCACTTTTAACATTCGGATCGTCATGCAGTGTCACGACGAAAACAGCGTTAAGACAATTAGCTTCCTGCATTTCAACACCTATTGAAATTCATCATTCGATTACAAGAGCGGCGTCAGATATCGTCAGCTGCGGTCCTGCCTTTATCAGCTTCCTCGTTCAGGAAATGATTGAAGCAGCCGTCGAAGAAACAGATATTTCTAAAGAAGAAGCCACCACCTTATCAGAAGATATGCTAGTAGGGCTTGGCCGTTTAATTGAAAAAAGACTGTATACTCTTCCGACACTGCAAGACAAAGTCTGTGTAAAAGGCGGCGTCACGGGTGAAGGGATTAAAGCACTTGAAGCAGGTGTTCAAGATATGTTTCATCGCCTCTTTCAAAACACCCATGAAAAATTTGATGAAGATCTTGAAGCGGTTGCGCAACAATACCCGCCAAGTGTGTTTACTGATGATCGCAGAAATTAA
- a CDS encoding class I SAM-dependent DNA methyltransferase — protein MIYQGFAGVYDELMTHAPYDEWVQWIQQNVKPNAAIIDVGCGTGEISLRLAEKGHAVTGIDLSEEMLAFAQQKAQAKKQSIQFLHQDMRELTGFEQVFQAAVICCDSLNYLKNENDVKKTFKNMFQLLEADGVLLFDVHTPYKMEEIFPGSTYADQDEEISYIWQSDKGDDMYSVIHDLSFFVKDGDVYQRYDETHEQRTFPFETYAAFLASAGFEQIAVTADFTNEAPGEFAERYFISAKKPKTIV, from the coding sequence ATGATTTATCAAGGGTTTGCAGGTGTGTATGACGAGCTCATGACACATGCACCTTATGATGAATGGGTTCAGTGGATCCAGCAGAATGTCAAACCGAATGCTGCTATTATTGATGTTGGCTGTGGAACTGGAGAGATTTCTCTTCGGTTAGCTGAAAAAGGTCACGCAGTCACAGGAATTGACCTCAGTGAAGAAATGCTGGCTTTCGCGCAGCAAAAAGCACAGGCGAAAAAGCAGTCCATTCAATTTTTACATCAAGATATGAGAGAGCTGACGGGTTTTGAGCAAGTCTTTCAAGCAGCGGTTATATGCTGTGATTCCTTGAATTACTTAAAAAACGAAAATGACGTCAAAAAAACCTTTAAAAACATGTTTCAGCTTTTAGAGGCAGATGGCGTTTTACTCTTTGATGTTCATACTCCTTATAAAATGGAAGAGATATTCCCAGGTTCGACTTATGCCGATCAAGATGAAGAGATCAGCTATATTTGGCAGAGTGATAAAGGGGATGACATGTATTCAGTCATTCACGATTTAAGCTTTTTTGTAAAGGACGGAGATGTGTATCAGCGTTATGATGAGACACATGAACAGCGTACATTTCCATTTGAGACCTATGCGGCGTTCCTTGCGTCCGCTGGCTTTGAACAAATAGCAGTGACCGCTGATTTTACAAATGAAGCGCCCGGGGAATTCGCCGAAAGATATTTCATTTCAGCTAAGAAACCAAAAACCATCGTTTAA
- the rsfS gene encoding ribosome silencing factor: MDSSSILNVAAGACDDKRAEDIIALNMQGISLVADYFLICHGNSDKQVQAIAREVKHLAEESGIEVKKMEGFDEARWVLIDLGDVIAHVFHKEERGYYNLEKLWGDAPRETLSLGINS; this comes from the coding sequence ATGGATTCATCATCAATTTTAAACGTCGCAGCAGGAGCATGCGATGATAAACGGGCTGAGGATATTATTGCCCTTAATATGCAAGGGATCTCACTTGTTGCCGATTATTTTCTCATTTGTCACGGGAACTCTGATAAACAAGTGCAGGCCATAGCAAGAGAAGTAAAACATCTTGCAGAGGAAAGTGGAATTGAAGTGAAGAAGATGGAGGGCTTTGATGAAGCAAGATGGGTATTGATTGATCTTGGTGATGTCATTGCTCACGTGTTCCACAAAGAAGAAAGAGGATACTATAACCTAGAGAAGCTATGGGGAGATGCGCCGAGAGAAACGCTTTCACTTGGCATTAACTCATGA
- a CDS encoding DNA internalization-related competence protein ComEC/Rec2, with the protein MFNYLPFGAISAAVGIALAAYHLHMYFLLFLLIILLLSLLKKIPKLFLVVSLCGAVYTLIFMVHEFFETDQPVQEKFFSGSVVIESIPKTDGNRFSATVSTEDERLAAFYTIQTEREKEALKDVEPGMSCHMTGEVRPPKHATIPNGFHYDQFLKSKGIHAIFLPQSIKGCTKNERPSYYLQKMRQKGLRFLEDHVPKNSVGIVQALIFGERDLIDPDTLRDYQMLGIIHLLAISGLHVQTLLACLFWCLLRAGVTRETARILLMCFLPVYACLTGAAPSVLRACLMAGIYLVMTSLPKEMKQPSAVVLSATFLFLLAIHPLYLFDIGFQLSFVVTFFILLSTGILSKAKSAVMQLFLISFVAQLASLPVLLYHFQQFSLLSIPLNMIFVPFYTTVVLPLSLLFFLLSIIYLPLGQMLFQLLDSVIQLGHQLSAHMAVFDGFNLIFMKSTWWHILLEVSAIVFLLFMVECNSSMKSYIVPILLLIGVLSVHYFTPNFLQKGEVTMLDVGQGDSLFIQLPYRKGHLLVDTGGRLSFDDEPWKKRRKVSTIGDQTLIPFLHSKGIAKLDVLILTHADQDHMGEAIRLIKRNKVKRLAIPKGFARNPEDEKLLKEAAEKGIMIDELERGDQLQVGEHIFEVLHPSQDMVTSKNNDSLVLSFTLGGKRFLFTGDLEHEGERDIIEAYPHLRADVLKVGHHGSKGSTSDEWLQHLKPSIALISAGERNRYQHPHQDVLKKLKDHQTKVYRTDRDGSVTFEFIEQKGTFYTHPPYDILQNQ; encoded by the coding sequence ATGTTTAATTATTTGCCGTTTGGGGCAATTTCAGCAGCTGTTGGAATTGCTCTAGCTGCATATCATCTTCATATGTATTTCCTTCTCTTTCTTCTCATTATCTTACTTCTCAGCCTACTAAAAAAAATCCCCAAACTCTTTCTCGTGGTCAGCCTATGTGGAGCTGTCTATACCCTTATTTTTATGGTTCATGAGTTTTTTGAAACAGATCAACCTGTTCAAGAAAAATTCTTTTCCGGCTCCGTTGTGATTGAAAGTATTCCGAAAACAGATGGCAATCGATTTTCAGCAACTGTGTCAACAGAAGATGAACGACTAGCGGCTTTCTATACCATTCAAACAGAGCGTGAAAAAGAGGCGCTAAAAGACGTAGAGCCAGGTATGAGCTGTCATATGACAGGTGAAGTTCGGCCGCCTAAACACGCAACCATTCCTAACGGGTTTCATTATGATCAATTTCTAAAATCAAAAGGCATTCACGCTATTTTCTTACCACAGTCAATCAAAGGCTGTACAAAAAATGAACGTCCTTCGTATTATCTTCAAAAGATGAGGCAAAAGGGTTTAAGATTCTTAGAAGATCATGTGCCGAAAAACTCTGTAGGGATTGTACAGGCTCTCATTTTTGGAGAGCGTGACTTAATTGATCCTGACACGCTAAGAGACTATCAAATGCTCGGCATTATTCATCTGTTAGCGATCTCAGGACTGCATGTGCAAACGCTTCTTGCTTGTTTATTTTGGTGTCTCCTTCGTGCCGGTGTGACAAGAGAGACAGCGCGTATTCTTCTAATGTGCTTTCTCCCTGTTTATGCTTGTTTGACAGGTGCTGCACCATCAGTTTTAAGAGCTTGCCTCATGGCAGGAATCTATTTAGTGATGACAAGTTTGCCAAAAGAAATGAAACAGCCTTCTGCTGTCGTATTAAGCGCAACGTTTTTATTCTTATTAGCGATTCATCCTCTATATCTATTTGATATCGGATTTCAGCTTTCATTCGTGGTAACGTTTTTTATTTTGTTATCAACCGGTATCTTATCAAAAGCGAAAAGTGCAGTGATGCAGTTGTTCTTGATCTCATTTGTTGCGCAGCTTGCTTCGCTCCCTGTTCTTTTATATCATTTTCAGCAATTTTCTTTACTGAGCATCCCATTGAATATGATATTTGTCCCTTTTTATACAACAGTTGTCCTGCCTCTGTCCTTACTCTTTTTTCTTTTGTCTATCATTTATCTTCCGCTTGGACAAATGTTGTTCCAACTGCTTGATTCGGTCATCCAGCTAGGTCATCAGTTGTCAGCACATATGGCAGTTTTTGATGGGTTCAATTTGATTTTTATGAAATCGACTTGGTGGCATATTCTTCTTGAAGTGAGCGCCATTGTTTTTCTGTTATTTATGGTGGAGTGCAATAGTTCCATGAAATCTTATATCGTGCCGATTCTGTTACTTATTGGTGTCTTGAGTGTGCACTATTTCACCCCGAATTTTCTTCAAAAAGGAGAGGTCACGATGCTGGATGTAGGACAAGGGGATAGTTTGTTTATTCAGCTCCCTTACCGAAAGGGACATCTACTTGTGGACACAGGTGGCAGACTTTCTTTTGATGATGAACCATGGAAAAAAAGGCGTAAAGTGTCTACGATCGGTGATCAAACGCTAATTCCGTTTTTGCATTCAAAAGGTATAGCGAAACTTGATGTGCTGATTCTCACGCATGCAGACCAAGACCACATGGGAGAAGCGATTCGTTTAATCAAGCGAAATAAAGTAAAGCGGCTGGCTATACCAAAAGGTTTTGCCCGAAATCCAGAGGATGAAAAACTGCTAAAAGAAGCAGCTGAAAAAGGGATCATGATTGATGAATTAGAAAGAGGAGACCAGCTCCAAGTTGGAGAGCACATATTTGAGGTTCTTCACCCTTCGCAAGACATGGTGACAAGTAAGAACAATGATTCACTTGTTCTATCATTTACTCTTGGCGGGAAACGGTTCCTATTCACTGGAGATCTTGAACATGAAGGAGAACGAGACATTATAGAAGCTTATCCTCACCTGCGAGCAGATGTCTTAAAGGTTGGGCATCATGGGAGCAAAGGGTCAACAAGTGATGAGTGGCTTCAGCATCTGAAGCCGTCGATCGCGCTCATTTCGGCTGGTGAACGGAATCGTTATCAGCATCCTCATCAGGACGTCTTGAAAAAACTAAAGGATCATCAAACGAAGGTATATCGCACAGACCGAGACGGGAGTGTGACCTTTGAATTTATTGAGCAGAAAGGAACGTTTTACACACATCCTCCATATGATATCTTACAAAATCAATAA
- the holA gene encoding DNA polymerase III subunit delta yields the protein MVFEVWNNLKRGDIHPVYCLYGKETYLLQETAAKLRQAVVDEETKDFNYSVFDMEEVPLEQAVTDAETFPFMGERRLVVIKNPYFLTAEKKKEKIEHELSLLEAYLEKPAPYTILVLLAPYEKLDERKKITKLLKKKAAMVEAKELNPKETTDFTITLVKTEGKSIFSEAAEQLVMLCGGSLSTLFQEVRKLSTYIGEREEIELADVNQLVARSLEQNIFELINQIVNRRRSQAMQMFYDLLKQNEEPIKILALISTQFRLILQTKYFAQQGYGQKQIASNLKVHPFRVKLAMDQARLFSEEELKQIVKELSTIDYEMKTGKKDKQLLLELFLLRLLGA from the coding sequence ATGGTCTTTGAGGTTTGGAACAATTTAAAAAGAGGGGATATCCATCCCGTTTATTGCTTATATGGAAAAGAAACGTATTTACTGCAAGAAACAGCAGCTAAATTAAGACAAGCTGTAGTAGATGAGGAGACAAAGGATTTTAATTACTCCGTTTTTGATATGGAAGAGGTACCGCTTGAACAGGCTGTGACAGATGCAGAGACCTTTCCGTTCATGGGAGAAAGGCGTCTCGTTGTGATCAAGAACCCTTATTTTCTTACAGCGGAAAAGAAAAAGGAGAAGATCGAGCATGAGCTTTCTCTGTTAGAAGCTTATTTAGAAAAGCCGGCGCCTTATACCATTCTTGTCTTATTAGCACCATATGAAAAGCTGGATGAACGGAAGAAAATCACTAAATTGCTAAAAAAGAAAGCGGCTATGGTTGAGGCAAAAGAGTTAAACCCAAAAGAAACAACGGATTTCACCATTACACTGGTGAAAACAGAAGGAAAGTCGATTTTCTCTGAAGCGGCTGAGCAACTTGTCATGCTGTGTGGCGGAAGTCTATCTACGTTGTTTCAAGAGGTCAGGAAGCTGAGTACATATATCGGAGAGCGAGAAGAAATTGAATTAGCGGATGTCAATCAGCTCGTTGCAAGAAGTTTAGAGCAGAATATTTTTGAATTAATTAACCAAATTGTCAACAGACGCCGCTCTCAAGCCATGCAGATGTTTTATGACTTGCTGAAACAAAATGAGGAACCCATTAAAATATTGGCACTCATATCTACTCAATTTCGTTTGATTTTGCAGACGAAGTATTTCGCTCAGCAAGGATATGGACAAAAACAAATTGCTTCAAATCTAAAAGTCCACCCATTCCGCGTTAAACTTGCTATGGATCAGGCAAGGTTGTTTTCAGAAGAAGAGCTCAAGCAGATTGTCAAAGAGCTATCAACGATCGATTATGAAATGAAAACCGGTAAAAAGGACAAGCAGCTATTGCTAGAATTGTTTCTGCTTCGCCTATTAGGCGCTTGA
- the gpr gene encoding GPR endopeptidase: MEKQKLDLSAYQIRTDLAVETKEILEQENDPNVITKDGIQGIVEKEKEEHGIRIRTVEITKEGEALTSKKAGTYLTLEAQGIREKDSEMQEKVVEVFAHHFAQFLKDRGIQTDASCLVVGLGNWNVTPDALGPLTVESLLVTRHLFELQPENVQEGYRPVSSLSPGVMGLTGIETSDIIQGVIERSKPDFVIAIDALAARAVERVNTTIQISDTGIHPGSGVGNKRKELSKETLGIPVIAIGVPTVVDAVTIASDTIDYVLKHFGRELKDDRPSRSLVPAGLTFGKKKVLNEEDLPDEETRQSFLGIVGTLPEEEKRQLIHEVLAPLGQNLMVTPKEVDTFIDDMANVLANGLNTALHQKISQDNMGSYNH, translated from the coding sequence ATGGAGAAACAGAAACTTGATTTAAGTGCTTATCAAATTCGGACAGACTTAGCTGTTGAGACAAAAGAGATACTAGAACAAGAGAACGATCCGAATGTCATTACAAAGGATGGAATTCAAGGGATTGTCGAAAAGGAAAAAGAGGAGCACGGCATTCGTATACGCACGGTGGAGATCACGAAAGAAGGGGAGGCGCTGACCAGCAAAAAGGCAGGAACATACTTAACACTTGAGGCTCAGGGTATTCGGGAGAAAGATTCTGAGATGCAGGAAAAAGTGGTCGAAGTTTTTGCCCATCATTTTGCTCAGTTTTTAAAAGATCGAGGCATTCAGACTGATGCAAGCTGTCTTGTAGTAGGGCTAGGAAACTGGAATGTCACGCCAGATGCGCTAGGTCCACTCACAGTTGAAAGTCTGCTTGTGACCCGGCATCTTTTTGAATTGCAGCCGGAAAATGTACAGGAAGGCTACCGCCCAGTGTCCTCTTTATCACCGGGAGTGATGGGACTGACCGGCATTGAAACTAGCGACATAATTCAAGGTGTCATCGAGAGATCCAAACCCGATTTTGTCATTGCAATCGATGCCCTTGCTGCTCGTGCAGTAGAAAGAGTGAATACGACGATTCAAATCTCTGACACAGGGATCCATCCTGGTTCAGGTGTAGGGAATAAACGAAAAGAATTAAGCAAAGAAACGTTGGGTATTCCAGTGATTGCGATTGGTGTTCCGACAGTCGTAGATGCAGTCACCATTGCAAGTGACACAATTGATTATGTCTTAAAGCATTTTGGTAGAGAACTGAAAGATGACCGGCCATCCCGCTCTCTTGTGCCGGCAGGTTTGACGTTTGGGAAGAAAAAAGTGCTAAACGAAGAAGATTTACCAGATGAGGAAACGCGTCAATCATTCTTAGGTATCGTAGGAACTCTTCCAGAAGAAGAGAAACGACAGCTGATTCATGAAGTGCTTGCGCCACTAGGGCAAAACCTCATGGTCACACCTAAGGAAGTGGATACATTCATTGATGATATGGCAAACGTGCTCGCCAATGGTTTAAACACAGCGCTTCATCAAAAAATCTCTCAAGATAACATGGGTTCTTATAATCATTAA
- a CDS encoding ComE operon protein 2 — MERISWNQYFMAQSHLLALRSTCERLAVGATIVRDKRIIAGGYNGSIAGDVHCADVGCYVIDHHCVRTIHAEMNAILQCAKFGAPTADAEIYVTHFPCLQCCKAIIQAGIRTVYYAKDYKNHPYAIDLFEQAGVQTEQVELDEMIIDLKNQEKLAFVADLIGKLSESGLNEKEIRDMHEKANQLFTSYV; from the coding sequence GTGGAAAGAATTTCATGGAATCAATATTTTATGGCACAAAGCCATTTACTTGCTTTACGAAGCACCTGTGAGCGGTTAGCTGTTGGGGCGACCATCGTCAGAGACAAGCGTATCATTGCAGGGGGATATAATGGCTCAATTGCTGGTGATGTCCATTGTGCAGATGTGGGATGCTATGTCATTGATCATCACTGCGTTCGCACCATCCATGCGGAAATGAACGCTATTTTACAATGTGCCAAATTTGGTGCACCTACAGCCGATGCTGAAATATATGTCACGCATTTTCCTTGTTTGCAGTGCTGTAAAGCTATTATCCAAGCAGGCATTCGAACCGTATACTATGCAAAGGATTATAAAAATCACCCCTACGCCATTGATTTATTTGAGCAGGCAGGTGTTCAAACGGAACAAGTCGAACTCGATGAAATGATCATCGACTTGAAAAATCAAGAAAAATTAGCCTTTGTTGCAGATTTAATTGGTAAGCTAAGTGAATCAGGACTTAATGAAAAAGAAATTCGCGATATGCACGAGAAGGCGAACCAATTATTTACGTCCTATGTTTAA
- a CDS encoding nicotinate-nucleotide adenylyltransferase, which produces MKKIGLFGGTFDPPHNGHLLMANEVRFQVGLDEIWFIPNHKPPHKTDRKRADSRHRVKMVEAAIESNPHFRLELIEMEREGPSYTVDTVELLKKRHPEDEFFFMIGADMVEYLPKWHRIDDLLQMITFIGMKRPGYTGSTTYSLLFADVPAFDVSSTLIRQRIMQEKPVDYLLPKAVERYIKEHHLYES; this is translated from the coding sequence ATGAAAAAAATAGGATTGTTCGGCGGTACATTTGATCCTCCTCATAATGGGCATTTGCTGATGGCAAATGAGGTGCGTTTTCAAGTAGGGCTTGATGAAATTTGGTTTATTCCTAATCACAAGCCCCCTCATAAAACAGACCGGAAGCGAGCAGATAGTCGTCACCGGGTGAAAATGGTGGAAGCGGCGATTGAGTCAAATCCACATTTTCGGCTGGAGCTCATTGAAATGGAGCGGGAGGGTCCATCTTATACAGTAGATACGGTGGAGCTTTTGAAGAAGCGTCATCCTGAAGATGAGTTCTTTTTTATGATTGGAGCGGACATGGTCGAATATTTGCCAAAATGGCATCGGATTGATGATTTGCTTCAGATGATTACTTTTATTGGGATGAAAAGACCGGGATATACCGGAAGTACGACATATTCTCTTTTGTTTGCAGATGTTCCAGCTTTTGATGTATCATCGACATTGATTAGGCAGCGAATCATGCAGGAAAAACCTGTCGATTATTTGTTACCGAAAGCTGTTGAGCGTTATATAAAGGAGCATCACTTATATGAATCGTGA
- a CDS encoding stage II sporulation protein P codes for MKKRPRRPRQLVVAINGTKVVKSIFLFIASLVVVFVMSGALTSLKPELRPQASLYGVADELSGAFFATLMGMENQYFASAVPKDQKGFHFSGLSLKLATSINLEDPRSFLGRELPGFEHFDTKIILAGEGTDYTNMPMESPPPSEVIQDEKEANLAELDKLDKDVPKKPAKEPDRSTGKRKAVYIYHTHNTESYLPFLKGETNPNNARHSKVNVTLVGDMFGKALDQQGIGNTVDKTEVEKRLLQKGLKYPQSYNESRLVVKEALAKNDDLEYLIDIHRDSRRKKDTTAEIKGKKYARIAFVVGKKNQSYEKNLKLATEFHHLMEKKYKGLSVGVFAKGEIGDNGIYNQDLSDKALLLEFGGVDNNMEELKNASNAAADVFSDIFWDAEKVNGKSKDEKKRS; via the coding sequence ATGAAAAAAAGACCCCGCCGTCCTCGACAGTTGGTCGTTGCGATTAATGGAACAAAAGTAGTCAAAAGTATTTTCTTATTTATAGCTTCGCTTGTTGTAGTGTTTGTGATGTCAGGGGCGTTGACATCTTTAAAGCCGGAGCTAAGACCACAAGCCTCTCTATATGGTGTAGCAGATGAGCTTTCCGGGGCGTTTTTCGCCACATTAATGGGCATGGAAAACCAATATTTTGCCTCAGCCGTCCCGAAAGATCAAAAGGGGTTTCATTTCTCTGGACTGTCACTGAAGCTTGCGACTAGTATCAATTTAGAAGACCCGCGTAGTTTTCTAGGGAGAGAACTCCCAGGCTTTGAACATTTTGATACAAAAATTATCTTAGCGGGTGAAGGAACAGATTATACCAACATGCCAATGGAATCGCCGCCGCCAAGTGAAGTCATCCAAGATGAAAAAGAAGCAAACTTGGCAGAACTGGACAAGCTCGACAAAGATGTGCCGAAAAAGCCTGCGAAAGAGCCGGACCGGTCGACAGGAAAACGAAAAGCTGTGTACATTTACCACACACATAATACGGAATCATATTTACCATTTTTAAAAGGAGAAACGAATCCAAACAATGCACGGCACTCTAAAGTGAATGTCACCCTTGTCGGCGACATGTTCGGAAAGGCGCTTGATCAGCAAGGTATCGGGAATACGGTCGACAAAACAGAAGTTGAAAAACGGCTTCTGCAAAAAGGGTTAAAGTATCCCCAGTCTTATAATGAATCAAGACTGGTCGTAAAAGAAGCCTTAGCGAAAAATGATGACCTCGAATATTTAATCGATATCCACCGTGATTCGAGAAGAAAGAAGGACACTACTGCCGAGATCAAAGGGAAAAAATATGCGAGAATTGCGTTTGTTGTGGGAAAGAAGAATCAAAGCTATGAGAAAAACCTCAAGCTTGCAACGGAGTTTCACCATTTGATGGAGAAAAAATATAAAGGACTCAGTGTCGGTGTGTTTGCCAAAGGCGAAATTGGTGATAATGGAATTTATAATCAAGATTTATCCGACAAAGCCCTTCTTTTAGAATTTGGCGGAGTGGATAATAATATGGAAGAATTGAAAAATGCATCCAATGCAGCAGCTGATGTCTTCAGCGACATTTTCTGGGATGCGGAAAAAGTAAACGGCAAATCAAAGGATGAGAAAAAACGCTCTTAA
- the rpsT gene encoding 30S ribosomal protein S20: protein MPNIKSAIKRTKTNNERRAHNVTIKSAMRTAIKQVEVSVANNDAEQAKAALSSAAKRIDKAVKTGLVHKNAAARYKSRLAKQVNGLSA from the coding sequence ATGCCAAATATTAAATCAGCGATCAAACGTACAAAAACGAATAACGAACGCCGTGCACACAACGTGACAATCAAGTCTGCGATGCGTACTGCGATTAAACAAGTTGAAGTTTCTGTAGCTAACAACGATGCTGAGCAAGCAAAAGCTGCTCTTTCTTCTGCTGCAAAACGCATTGACAAAGCCGTTAAAACTGGTCTTGTACACAAAAACGCAGCTGCACGTTACAAGTCAAGACTTGCTAAACAAGTAAACGGACTTTCTGCATAA
- a CDS encoding helix-hairpin-helix domain-containing protein, with amino-acid sequence MKRLIPLRKYSLYIGAGLISAIIITFFLLAGNKGSTREPSVLKGDQDKHVTLEDKTEKPDNDSSSIFVEVKGAVKKPGVYTFQSDARVEEAIRRAGGFTSKADTIEINQAAKLEDSMMIYVRKQGEAERQTQTAGADAPSGNEKSQSVNVNQADAAELQTINGIGPAKAEAIITYREEHGEFQQIEDLRNISGFGEKTIERLKNELTVK; translated from the coding sequence GTGAAGCGACTCATTCCATTGAGAAAATACAGTCTTTATATCGGTGCTGGGCTTATAAGCGCGATCATCATCACTTTCTTCCTTTTGGCAGGAAATAAGGGGAGCACCAGAGAGCCAAGTGTATTGAAGGGCGATCAAGACAAACATGTCACATTAGAAGACAAAACAGAAAAGCCCGATAATGACTCATCCTCCATTTTTGTGGAGGTCAAAGGAGCTGTGAAAAAGCCGGGTGTTTATACGTTTCAATCTGATGCACGTGTAGAAGAAGCGATTCGAAGAGCAGGAGGTTTTACTAGTAAAGCAGACACAATTGAAATTAATCAAGCAGCAAAATTAGAAGATAGTATGATGATTTATGTCCGGAAGCAGGGAGAAGCAGAGAGGCAGACGCAAACAGCAGGTGCAGACGCTCCATCAGGTAATGAAAAGAGTCAAAGTGTCAACGTGAACCAGGCTGATGCAGCAGAATTGCAAACCATTAATGGAATAGGGCCAGCTAAAGCAGAAGCCATCATTACGTACAGAGAGGAACACGGAGAATTTCAACAAATTGAAGATTTACGGAACATTTCAGGTTTTGGGGAGAAGACCATTGAACGGCTGAAAAATGAATTGACCGTTAAGTAG
- a CDS encoding YqzM family protein, translating to MNEFEKNVQSKRNDVTDSAVGFIVTFGFFASMFILATIIHLVGS from the coding sequence ATGAATGAATTTGAAAAAAATGTTCAAAGCAAGCGGAATGATGTGACCGACTCAGCCGTTGGTTTTATCGTCACATTCGGATTTTTCGCCTCAATGTTTATTTTGGCAACTATTATACACCTCGTTGGATCTTAA
- the yqeK gene encoding bis(5'-nucleosyl)-tetraphosphatase (symmetrical) YqeK — MNREEALNCVKEQLTEHRYTHTLGVMETAISLAERFGADVKKAEIAAIFHDYAKFRPKDEMKGIIQQEQMNPLLLEYSPELWHAPVGAYLVKKEAAINDQDILTAIEFHTSGRPNMTLLEKVIYVADYIEPGRHFPGVEEVRELAEQDLDSALIQSLKNTISFLLKKNQPVFPDTLATYNSLVHKNN; from the coding sequence ATGAATCGTGAAGAAGCATTGAACTGTGTCAAAGAGCAGTTAACAGAGCATAGATATACACATACACTTGGAGTTATGGAGACAGCCATTTCATTAGCGGAACGTTTCGGTGCAGATGTGAAAAAAGCAGAGATCGCCGCTATTTTTCATGATTATGCGAAATTTAGACCAAAGGATGAGATGAAGGGGATTATCCAGCAGGAACAGATGAACCCTCTATTGCTGGAATATTCGCCCGAGCTTTGGCATGCCCCGGTCGGTGCCTATTTGGTTAAAAAGGAAGCAGCTATTAACGACCAAGACATTTTAACGGCTATTGAATTTCATACATCAGGCAGACCAAACATGACATTACTTGAAAAGGTCATTTATGTTGCTGATTATATCGAACCAGGACGTCATTTTCCTGGTGTTGAAGAAGTAAGAGAGTTAGCAGAGCAAGATTTGGATAGCGCATTGATTCAGTCACTGAAAAACACGATCAGCTTTTTGCTGAAAAAGAATCAGCCAGTCTTTCCAGATACGCTCGCAACTTACAACTCACTTGTGCATAAGAACAATTAA